From the Neobacillus sp. PS3-34 genome, the window AAAAAATAAAAATGAACAAGCAGTACTGATTAATCTCAAAGGCGAGGTTTTGGAGGGGATTAGATTATGACCTTGTACATCTGGTACATTATTCGTGCAACCGGAACAATTGCATATATTTTAATGTATGTGACTGTATTATCCGGTATATATTCTCAATATGCTAAAAAGAAGAAGAAGAAAATTAATAACGTCCTTTTTCTACATGAAAAACTTTCAGACTGGACACTGATTCTTACTATTTTCCATGTTTCCTTATTATTTTTGGACTCATATGACTCACTTACCTGGCTGGAAATCCTGATTGCTTTTCAAACGGATTATAAGCCAATAGGAATGGCAACAGGGATAGTGGGTCTTTATTTCTTAGGTTTTACTATGATAACATCAAAAGCCAAGAAAATAATAGGCCATCAAGTATGGAAAAAACTGCATGGACTTAACCCCTATTATATGTTCTGGTAACAATCCATGGTATTTTTCTTGGAACAGATACACATGCAGCATTTTATATTGCTTTAAACATGATCCCATTCTTACTAATTATCATGTCGTTGGTTAAAAAACAGGCTATTCAGCCCTCGGTATAGAGAAAAAGGTGACAGGCACCATCCAGAAAATTGGAAGGTGCCTGTCACTTTTATTGACATGCTTTATACTGCTTTTTTGAGATTTTTAAATTGTCCTTTAGATAAAACCGTTCTTTCAAGTCTGTGTGCCAATAAGCCGGCACATACAGATAAAATGATATCTTTTGGAAGCGGAACCATCATCCAGCCCCAGGCAACTTTATATGGAATTGCTTTCGGTACTGCAAACCAGAATTTGTACGCAAAGTACATCCAGTTCGTGCCGACAAAATAGTTAATCGCAAGGCCAATCAGGGCAGCAATAATAAATGCAGGAACACTCTTATATTTCTCAACAATTTTCCCTGTAAAGAATGCTACCAAAATAAAAGAAAGTATAAAGCCAAATGTCGGCGCCAGAATGATTGAAACTCCGCCGCTAAATTCTGAAAACACAGGAACGCCAACTAATCCCACTAGAGCATAGACCACCATGGCAATGCTTCCTACTCTGCTGCCAAGAACTAAACCTGCAAGAACAGCAAAAAAGGTTTGAAGTGTGATTGGTACCCCTCCAACAACCATAAATGGCGCGATATTCGTAATGTTTGCCCCAATTGCCATTAGTGCTACAAACATTCCTGCCAGTGTTAAGTCAATCGGTTTTAGACTACGTTTCATTTTTCTTCCCCCATTTGTTATATTTACTATTAAACAATAATGTGTAATGAATATATATGTCAACCTAAAAAAAAAATGGTTTACATAAAGAAAAAGGATGAATGGGAATAGGAAGACTTATTTGTCCAAAAGATATTTTGGACAGGTAAAGATGGAAGGTGGCCATTAAAGATGATTAAACTATTTACAGATATTGACCTGGACGGGATGGGGTGCGGGCTTCTTGCCAAAATTGCTTTTGGGGAAAAAGCAAATGTTTTTTATTGCTCCTATCGAAACCTGGATAAACGTGTTGAGAGTTTTATTGAAAAGCCAGAATCACATAAAGCAGAGACGTATATAACGGATCTTGCAGTAGGTAAAGCGGTTGAGGAAAAGCTGGAAAAGCGTTTTAAAAAGGGACGGCATATAAGGGTCATTGATCACCATGTGACAGCACTTCATTTTAATAATTATGAATGGGGAATGGTCAAGCCCGAATATGATAATGGCAAAAAAACATGCGCAGCTTCACTGTTTTATGAATATCTAGTCGACCAGAAAAAGCTGGACAGAACGGCTGCACTTGATGAATTTGTTGACCTCGTCCGACAGTATGATACTTGGGAGTGGGAGGAAAATGATAATCCAGCTGCAAAAAGGCTGAATGATTTATTTTACATTATCGGTCGAGAACAGTTTGAGGAGGAAATGCTGCTTCGCCTCGCCTTCCA encodes:
- a CDS encoding ferric reductase-like transmembrane domain-containing protein → MTLYIWYIIRATGTIAYILMYVTVLSGIYSQYAKKKKKKINNVLFLHEKLSDWTLILTIFHVSLLFLDSYDSLTWLEILIAFQTDYKPIGMATGIVGLYFLGFTMITSKAKKIIGHQVWKKLHGLNPYYMFW
- a CDS encoding biotin transporter BioY, coding for MKRSLKPIDLTLAGMFVALMAIGANITNIAPFMVVGGVPITLQTFFAVLAGLVLGSRVGSIAMVVYALVGLVGVPVFSEFSGGVSIILAPTFGFILSFILVAFFTGKIVEKYKSVPAFIIAALIGLAINYFVGTNWMYFAYKFWFAVPKAIPYKVAWGWMMVPLPKDIILSVCAGLLAHRLERTVLSKGQFKNLKKAV